A genomic segment from Paenibacillus sp. FSL K6-1096 encodes:
- a CDS encoding type III pantothenate kinase, with protein MILVVDIGNTNIVLGVYRERELLHHFRLSTARQSTVDEYGVLIHNLFSMSGLYFKDVEGVIISSVVPPLVQVIVEMCVKYIGKDPLLVGPGIKTGLNLRYENPREVGADRIVNAVAAIEQYKCPLVVVDFGTATTFDCIDAGANYLGGAIVPGLGISTEALYQRASKLPRIELEKPKKVIGRNTVHAMQAGIIFGYAGQVEGIVRRIKQEMNAPVLKVIATGGLASLIASETECIDEVNPMLTLEGLRIIYNRNK; from the coding sequence ATGATACTTGTCGTAGACATTGGCAATACGAACATTGTGCTCGGAGTCTACCGGGAGCGCGAGCTGCTGCACCATTTCCGGCTGAGCACAGCCCGCCAATCGACCGTGGATGAATACGGGGTGCTGATCCATAATTTGTTCAGCATGTCGGGCCTCTACTTCAAGGATGTGGAGGGGGTCATCATCTCCTCCGTAGTTCCCCCGCTGGTTCAGGTCATTGTAGAGATGTGTGTCAAATATATCGGCAAAGACCCGCTGCTGGTAGGACCCGGTATCAAGACCGGGCTTAATCTGCGTTACGAGAACCCGCGTGAAGTCGGCGCGGACCGGATTGTGAACGCTGTGGCAGCGATTGAACAATATAAATGTCCGCTGGTCGTCGTTGATTTCGGAACAGCCACCACCTTCGACTGTATCGATGCCGGGGCTAACTATCTCGGCGGCGCGATTGTACCGGGGCTGGGCATTTCTACAGAGGCCTTATACCAGCGGGCCTCCAAGCTGCCGCGGATCGAGCTGGAGAAGCCGAAGAAGGTGATTGGCCGCAATACAGTGCACGCGATGCAGGCCGGAATTATTTTTGGTTATGCCGGCCAGGTCGAGGGCATCGTAAGACGCATTAAGCAGGAGATGAATGCGCCGGTCCTGAAGGTAATTGCTACCGGAGGGCTTGCCTCCCTGATTGCCAGCGAGACGGAATGCATTGATGAAGTGAATCCAATGCTGACCCTGGAAGGTTTGCGCATTATTTACAACCGCAACAAATAA
- the cysK gene encoding cysteine synthase A: MAKVVNSVTELIGGTPLVRLGRIVPEGSAEIYLKLEYQNPGSSVKDRIAISIVEEAEKEGLLKPGGTIIEATSGNTGIGLALVAAAKGYKAIIVMPETMSLERRNLLRAYGAELVLTPGSEGMNGAVKKAEQILSENPDYFLADQFKNKANVKIHRETTGPEIVEAIESIGGPLDAFIAGVGTGGTISGAGEVLKKQYPNVKIYAVEPAASPILAGGKPGPHKIQGIGANFVPEILNQDIYDEIIHVENDEAFETARRVAKEAGVLSGISSGAAVFAALKVAKELGAGKKIVVIIPSNGERYLSTPLYNFEV; encoded by the coding sequence ATGGCTAAAGTCGTCAATAGTGTAACAGAACTGATCGGAGGTACTCCGCTCGTTCGCCTGGGCCGGATTGTACCGGAAGGCTCTGCAGAGATCTATCTGAAGCTGGAATATCAGAACCCGGGCTCCAGCGTGAAGGACCGTATCGCCATCAGTATCGTAGAAGAGGCTGAGAAGGAAGGCCTGTTGAAGCCGGGCGGCACCATTATTGAAGCGACCAGCGGCAATACCGGGATCGGTTTGGCGCTTGTTGCCGCAGCCAAGGGCTACAAGGCCATTATTGTTATGCCTGAAACGATGAGCCTTGAGCGCCGTAACCTGCTGCGCGCGTATGGCGCTGAGCTGGTACTGACTCCTGGATCTGAGGGAATGAATGGTGCGGTCAAGAAGGCAGAGCAGATTCTGAGCGAGAACCCGGATTATTTCCTGGCTGATCAGTTCAAGAACAAAGCGAACGTGAAGATTCACCGTGAGACCACCGGGCCGGAGATCGTGGAAGCCATTGAATCCATCGGCGGTCCGCTGGATGCCTTCATCGCAGGTGTAGGTACAGGCGGAACCATCAGCGGTGCAGGTGAAGTGCTGAAGAAGCAATACCCTAATGTGAAGATCTATGCGGTTGAACCGGCAGCTTCGCCGATTCTGGCCGGCGGCAAGCCGGGTCCGCACAAGATTCAGGGGATCGGCGCCAACTTTGTCCCTGAGATTCTGAATCAGGATATCTACGACGAAATCATTCATGTAGAGAATGATGAAGCTTTTGAGACGGCCCGCCGTGTAGCGAAGGAAGCAGGCGTATTGTCCGGTATTTCTTCCGGCGCAGCTGTATTTGCAGCCCTCAAGGTAGCCAAGGAGCTGGGTGCAGGCAAGAAGATTGTCGTCATTATCCCAAGTAACGGCGAACGCTACCTGAGCACTCCGCTTTACAACTTTGAAGTATAA
- the nadB gene encoding L-aspartate oxidase: MIPQYLVDFELEGLSVVKTDCLVIGSGIAGLFTAIKASEDRKVIMITKKAVLESNTRYAQGGIAAVISEEDSPMYHRQDTLLAGAGLNSSSAVDVLVNEGPEGVRELIRLGAIFDKENGELALTQEGAHSRRRILHANGDATGYEIVRALADQAARHENIEIWDDHYVIDLITEDGECLGALIQRPGGSRLFLQADATVLCTGGAGQLYRYTTNPEVATGDGVAIAYRAGAHVRDMEFIQFHPTALSYPGAPRFLISEAVRGEGAVLRNINGERFMERYHELMELAPRDIVARAIVSEMELTKSTFVYLDITHESAEMVKHRFPTIYATCMSYGLDITTDWIPVAPAAHYMMGGVKTDLNGESTVARLFACGEVSSTGVQGANRLASNSLSEAIVFGRRIVDRIRQLPPLARDNIAVSYNKGRHESPTQPIVERRLKLQKVMVRYAGLRRNREMLSKGLDELKRQLPIFNAVLTRREEYEFANMLTCCLLITESALAREESRGAHYREDYPQRSDSQWQKHLLQIRELGIVEELSDDV, from the coding sequence ATGATTCCACAATATTTGGTTGATTTCGAGCTGGAGGGCCTTTCTGTCGTCAAGACAGACTGCCTTGTGATCGGTTCAGGCATTGCCGGATTGTTCACAGCAATCAAGGCGAGTGAGGACCGGAAGGTCATTATGATTACGAAGAAAGCCGTGCTGGAGAGTAACACACGGTATGCCCAGGGCGGCATTGCCGCCGTCATCTCCGAAGAGGATTCGCCTATGTATCACCGGCAGGATACCCTGCTGGCCGGTGCCGGGCTGAACTCCTCTTCGGCTGTTGATGTTCTGGTTAACGAAGGCCCGGAAGGGGTCCGTGAACTGATCCGGCTTGGTGCGATCTTCGATAAGGAGAACGGGGAGCTGGCCTTGACCCAGGAGGGGGCCCATAGCCGCCGCCGGATTCTTCATGCCAACGGGGATGCTACAGGCTATGAGATTGTCCGCGCATTGGCTGATCAGGCGGCCCGGCATGAGAATATTGAGATCTGGGATGACCATTATGTGATTGATCTGATCACAGAGGACGGCGAATGCCTGGGAGCACTGATTCAGCGCCCGGGCGGCAGCCGGCTGTTCCTGCAGGCGGATGCCACGGTCCTCTGCACCGGCGGTGCCGGGCAGCTGTACCGTTACACAACCAATCCTGAAGTGGCTACAGGGGATGGAGTGGCCATTGCCTACCGCGCCGGTGCCCATGTGCGGGATATGGAATTCATCCAGTTCCATCCGACCGCCCTGAGTTACCCTGGGGCTCCGCGCTTCCTCATCTCTGAGGCGGTACGGGGTGAAGGCGCTGTGCTGCGCAATATTAACGGGGAGCGGTTCATGGAACGCTACCATGAGCTGATGGAGCTGGCGCCGCGCGATATCGTGGCCCGGGCAATCGTCAGTGAGATGGAGCTGACCAAATCGACCTTCGTGTATCTGGATATTACCCATGAATCAGCGGAGATGGTGAAACACCGGTTCCCGACCATATATGCAACCTGCATGAGCTATGGACTGGATATTACCACCGACTGGATTCCCGTCGCTCCTGCTGCGCATTATATGATGGGGGGCGTCAAGACGGATCTGAACGGGGAGAGCACCGTAGCCCGCCTGTTTGCCTGCGGGGAGGTCTCCTCTACCGGAGTGCAGGGGGCGAACCGGCTGGCCAGCAACTCGCTGTCAGAGGCCATTGTGTTTGGCCGCCGGATCGTTGACCGCATCCGTCAGCTGCCGCCGCTGGCCAGGGACAACATAGCGGTGTCCTACAATAAGGGCCGGCATGAATCCCCGACACAGCCAATTGTGGAGCGGCGTCTCAAGCTGCAGAAGGTGATGGTGCGGTATGCCGGACTGCGGCGGAACCGGGAGATGCTGAGCAAAGGCCTGGACGAGCTTAAGCGTCAGCTGCCGATTTTTAATGCGGTACTGACCCGCCGGGAAGAATACGAATTCGCCAATATGCTGACCTGCTGTCTATTGATTACCGAATCAGCCCTGGCGCGGGAGGAGAGCCGCGGTGCGCATTACCGTGAGGATTATCCGCAGCGCAGTGACTCGCAGTGGCAGAAGCATCTGCTCCAGATCCGCGAGCTGGGAATAGTGGAGGAATTAAGTGATGATGTTTAA
- the hslO gene encoding Hsp33 family molecular chaperone HslO: MEKKDRLIRGTAMNGRVRAFAVRTTELVDELRRRHDTYPTATAALGRTATAAAIMGAMLKGQEKLAVMVKGNGPLGQILAESNALGEVRGYVQNPHVHLPSNAQGKLDVAGAVGTEGFIDVSKDLGLKEPYRGSVPIISGELGEDFTYYFAISEQTPAAVGLGVLVETDNSVRVAGGFIIQLLPGLSDEEITEIERAVGAMPSVTTLLDQGLEPEEMLKLLLPDAVVLDELEIRFQCQCSRERIEQTLISLGKHELQQLIEEDQQAEVVCHYCNEKYVFNKDELQVILDQAKS; encoded by the coding sequence ATGGAAAAGAAGGATCGGCTGATCCGCGGAACAGCCATGAACGGCAGGGTTAGAGCGTTCGCTGTCCGCACGACAGAGCTTGTGGACGAATTGCGGCGCAGGCACGATACGTATCCGACAGCTACTGCTGCGCTCGGACGCACCGCTACGGCAGCAGCTATAATGGGAGCGATGCTCAAAGGGCAGGAGAAGCTGGCGGTTATGGTCAAAGGGAACGGTCCGCTGGGGCAGATTCTGGCTGAATCCAATGCCCTGGGGGAAGTTCGCGGATATGTACAGAATCCGCATGTGCATCTGCCCAGCAATGCCCAGGGCAAGCTGGATGTTGCAGGTGCTGTAGGGACGGAAGGCTTCATTGATGTCAGCAAGGATCTCGGGCTGAAGGAGCCTTACCGGGGGAGTGTGCCGATCATCTCGGGAGAGTTAGGCGAGGATTTCACCTATTATTTTGCCATATCGGAGCAGACTCCGGCAGCGGTTGGATTAGGTGTGCTGGTGGAGACAGACAACTCGGTAAGAGTGGCCGGAGGCTTCATTATCCAGCTCTTGCCCGGCCTGAGCGATGAGGAGATCACGGAAATTGAGCGGGCGGTTGGAGCTATGCCTTCTGTGACGACACTGCTGGACCAGGGGCTGGAGCCTGAGGAGATGCTGAAGCTGCTCCTGCCGGATGCGGTCGTCCTGGATGAGCTTGAGATCCGGTTCCAGTGCCAATGCTCGCGCGAGCGCATTGAACAGACCTTGATAAGCCTGGGCAAGCATGAGCTTCAGCAGCTGATTGAAGAAGATCAGCAGGCGGAGGTCGTGTGCCATTACTGCAATGAGAAGTATGTCTTCAACAAGGATGAACTGCAGGTAATCCTCGACCAAGCGAAATCGTAG
- the ftsH gene encoding ATP-dependent zinc metalloprotease FtsH — protein sequence MNRFIRNSGFYLILFLVVVGIVQFVSNGNESADFPSYDKFRQEIKDNNVKSMTVQFEGNAFLVKGEYREQPPETKSKNFSTYIPPTDQALNELVAASDANGVELTQKKMEGDSIWLTFLSSIIPLVIMFILFFFLFNNAQGGGGKVMNFGKSKARLYNEEKKKISFEDVAGADEEKQELVEVVEFLKDPRKFAAVGARIPKGVLLVGPPGTGKTLLARAVAGEAGVPFFSISGSDFVEMFVGVGASRVRDLFENAKKNAPCIIFIDEIDAVGRQRGAGLGGGHDEREQTLNQLLVEMDGFGGNEGIIIVAATNRADILDPALLRPGRFDRQITVDRPDVKGREAVLKVHSRNKPLTKDVKLDVIAKRTTGFTGADLENLLNEAALLAARRNRKDITMREVDEAIDRVIVGTEKRSRIISDREKRIVAYHEAGHTVVGYFLEHADMVHKVTIIPRGRAGGYVIMLPKEDRMLVTKQELLDKVTGLLGGRVAEEMFIGEVGTGAYSDFQQATRIVRSMIMEYGMSDKLGPLQFGATQGQVFLGRDIGHEQNYSDSIAYEIDQEMQNFIRSCYERCKELLTKHSKEMHLIANTLLEKETLELDQIKELIEQGYLTEDGKPEDNGAVTHEAGEPVIDSIGDVRVRIQGKTGEESPLDLSKELPNKPDPEEGNGSGDDNKGGGSLT from the coding sequence ATGAATCGGTTCATCCGGAATTCTGGTTTTTATTTGATTTTATTTTTAGTTGTGGTGGGCATCGTCCAGTTTGTCAGCAATGGAAATGAATCCGCCGATTTCCCTAGTTATGATAAGTTTCGGCAGGAGATTAAGGACAATAATGTGAAGAGCATGACGGTTCAGTTCGAGGGGAATGCCTTCCTGGTGAAGGGCGAATACAGAGAGCAGCCCCCAGAAACGAAATCGAAGAATTTCTCCACATATATCCCTCCTACAGACCAGGCTCTTAATGAACTTGTAGCTGCCAGTGATGCGAATGGCGTTGAACTGACCCAGAAGAAGATGGAAGGGGACAGCATCTGGCTGACCTTCTTATCCTCCATTATTCCGCTGGTGATCATGTTCATCCTGTTCTTCTTCCTGTTCAATAATGCACAGGGCGGCGGCGGCAAGGTCATGAACTTCGGCAAGAGCAAGGCCCGGTTATATAATGAAGAGAAGAAGAAGATCAGCTTCGAGGACGTAGCCGGAGCAGACGAAGAGAAGCAAGAGCTGGTTGAGGTTGTTGAATTCCTCAAAGACCCGCGTAAATTCGCAGCTGTCGGTGCACGTATCCCCAAAGGGGTACTCCTTGTGGGCCCTCCGGGAACAGGTAAAACCTTGCTCGCCCGTGCGGTAGCAGGCGAAGCCGGGGTACCTTTCTTCAGCATCTCCGGTTCTGACTTCGTAGAAATGTTCGTCGGTGTCGGTGCATCCCGTGTCCGCGACCTGTTCGAGAATGCGAAGAAGAATGCGCCTTGTATCATCTTCATTGATGAGATTGATGCGGTGGGGCGCCAGCGCGGCGCCGGACTCGGCGGCGGGCATGACGAACGCGAACAGACCCTTAACCAGTTGCTCGTTGAAATGGACGGCTTCGGCGGCAACGAAGGTATTATCATCGTAGCGGCTACCAACCGCGCCGACATTCTCGATCCGGCCTTGCTCCGTCCGGGCCGTTTCGACCGTCAGATTACGGTTGACCGTCCGGATGTGAAGGGCCGTGAAGCTGTACTGAAGGTTCACTCCCGCAATAAGCCGCTGACCAAGGATGTTAAGCTTGACGTCATTGCCAAGCGGACAACCGGCTTCACCGGTGCGGATCTGGAGAACCTGCTGAACGAAGCTGCATTGCTTGCCGCGCGCCGTAACCGCAAGGATATTACGATGCGTGAAGTGGATGAAGCGATCGACCGCGTTATTGTCGGTACAGAGAAGCGCAGCCGGATCATCAGCGACCGCGAGAAGCGGATTGTGGCCTATCACGAAGCGGGCCATACCGTTGTCGGTTACTTCCTGGAGCACGCTGACATGGTGCATAAGGTTACGATTATTCCGCGCGGCCGCGCCGGCGGATATGTAATTATGCTTCCGAAGGAAGACCGGATGCTGGTGACCAAGCAGGAGCTGTTGGATAAGGTAACCGGACTCCTGGGCGGCCGGGTAGCGGAAGAAATGTTCATCGGCGAGGTTGGTACCGGTGCTTACAGTGACTTCCAGCAGGCCACACGTATTGTCCGCAGCATGATTATGGAATACGGAATGAGTGACAAGCTCGGACCGTTGCAGTTCGGTGCAACCCAGGGCCAGGTCTTCCTGGGCCGCGATATCGGGCATGAGCAGAACTACAGTGATTCCATTGCCTATGAGATCGACCAGGAAATGCAGAACTTCATCCGCAGCTGCTATGAGCGATGCAAAGAGCTGCTGACCAAGCATTCCAAGGAAATGCATCTGATTGCGAACACCCTGCTGGAGAAGGAGACGCTGGAGCTGGATCAGATCAAGGAACTGATTGAGCAAGGCTATCTGACCGAGGACGGCAAGCCGGAGGATAACGGGGCTGTGACTCATGAAGCAGGCGAGCCGGTGATCGATTCAATCGGCGATGTCCGCGTCCGGATTCAGGGCAAAACAGGCGAAGAATCGCCGCTGGACCTGTCCAAGGAGCTTCCGAATAAGCCGGACCCTGAAGAGGGCAACGGATCGGGTGACGATAATAAAGGCGGCGGGAGCCTGACTTAA
- the nadC gene encoding carboxylating nicotinate-nucleotide diphosphorylase: MMFNGYNEELLQSIKSWLQEDVGSGDITTRTTIPQGHESKGIIHAKEDGVICGIPVAELVFDVVDPALVFTALVQEGQKVSAGTIIAEVEGSTHSILTGERLALNLMQRLSGVASRTATFVEALQGLPVRLVDTRKTTPGHRMLEKYAVRIGGGANHRYGLYDAVMIKDNHIKGAGGIRQAVGRARANIPHTMTIEVETESLEQVEEALAAGADIIMLDNMSPELMAEAVTRIRTKAKHVTIEASGNVSLDTIHGIAESGVDVISVGRLTYSFASLDISLDLNGKKEGAL, encoded by the coding sequence ATGATGTTTAACGGCTATAATGAAGAACTGCTTCAGTCTATCAAAAGCTGGCTGCAGGAGGATGTTGGTTCAGGCGATATAACCACCCGTACCACCATCCCTCAGGGCCATGAATCCAAAGGGATTATCCATGCCAAAGAGGACGGGGTGATCTGCGGAATCCCGGTCGCTGAGCTGGTCTTTGACGTGGTAGACCCGGCGCTGGTTTTTACAGCCCTGGTGCAGGAAGGCCAGAAGGTATCTGCGGGCACAATCATCGCCGAGGTGGAGGGCAGTACTCACTCCATTCTTACCGGTGAACGGCTTGCGCTCAATCTGATGCAGCGGTTGTCCGGCGTGGCTTCAAGAACCGCAACCTTTGTGGAGGCGCTTCAAGGTCTGCCTGTAAGGCTGGTCGATACCCGCAAGACCACTCCGGGGCACCGGATGCTGGAGAAGTATGCAGTGCGCATCGGCGGCGGAGCGAATCACCGCTACGGCCTGTATGATGCCGTCATGATTAAGGATAATCATATCAAGGGAGCCGGAGGCATCCGCCAGGCGGTAGGGCGTGCGCGGGCCAACATCCCGCACACCATGACCATTGAAGTGGAGACAGAGAGCCTGGAGCAGGTGGAGGAAGCACTTGCTGCCGGGGCGGATATTATTATGCTGGATAACATGTCCCCTGAGCTGATGGCGGAAGCCGTTACAAGAATCCGCACCAAGGCGAAGCATGTCACCATTGAAGCCTCCGGTAATGTCTCTCTGGACACCATCCACGGGATTGCTGAATCGGGCGTTGATGTGATCTCTGTCGGGCGGCTAACCTATTCGTTCGCCAGCCTGGATATCAGCCTGGACTTGAACGGCAAGAAGGAGGGTGCCCTCTGA
- the nadA gene encoding quinolinate synthase NadA has translation MEALALERKQEQNRELRVRLEQLKKERNAIILAHYYQRDEIQEVADFRGDSFLLAQKAAETDADVIVFCGVHFMGESAKILAPNKTVLIPDERAGCPMADMVNVDGLRKLKAQHPNAKVVTYINSSAEIKAETDICCTSANAVKVIESLDAEEIIWVPDKNLGQYVQDQTGKKLIIWEGYCNTHDMLTVKDVMEMRAKYPEAEFVVHPECRPEVVAMGDYVGSTTSIIEYCRKSDRRQFIVGTEDGTGYQLRMDSPDKEFHFATKFLVCPNMKVNNLKKLVKCLETMKPQIYVPPAVADRARTSLERMLQVR, from the coding sequence GTGGAAGCTCTGGCGCTTGAGCGCAAGCAGGAACAGAATCGTGAACTTCGTGTGCGCCTCGAACAGCTCAAGAAAGAACGGAATGCAATAATTCTGGCTCATTATTATCAGCGGGATGAAATTCAGGAAGTGGCGGATTTCCGGGGGGACTCGTTCCTGCTGGCCCAGAAGGCAGCCGAGACCGATGCGGATGTCATCGTGTTCTGCGGGGTCCATTTCATGGGGGAGAGCGCCAAGATTCTTGCACCCAATAAGACGGTTCTGATTCCCGATGAACGCGCCGGCTGCCCGATGGCTGACATGGTCAACGTGGACGGCCTCCGCAAGCTGAAGGCACAGCACCCGAATGCCAAGGTAGTCACCTATATTAATTCCTCGGCAGAGATCAAAGCGGAGACCGATATCTGCTGTACCTCAGCCAATGCCGTTAAGGTGATTGAATCGCTGGATGCTGAAGAAATTATCTGGGTGCCGGATAAGAATCTCGGCCAGTATGTCCAGGATCAGACCGGCAAGAAGCTGATTATCTGGGAGGGCTACTGCAATACGCATGATATGCTTACTGTGAAGGATGTCATGGAGATGAGAGCCAAATATCCGGAAGCGGAATTTGTCGTTCACCCGGAATGCCGTCCCGAAGTGGTAGCTATGGGGGATTATGTAGGCAGCACCACCTCCATTATCGAATACTGCCGGAAGTCGGACCGCCGGCAATTTATTGTGGGTACTGAAGATGGTACCGGATACCAGCTGCGCATGGACAGTCCTGACAAGGAATTCCACTTTGCCACCAAGTTCCTGGTATGCCCGAATATGAAGGTTAACAATCTGAAGAAGCTGGTCAAATGCCTGGAGACGATGAAGCCGCAGATTTATGTACCGCCCGCCGTTGCCGACAGAGCCAGAACATCCCTAGAGCGCATGTTACAAGTCCGGTAA
- a CDS encoding anthranilate synthase component I family protein → MGVEILTAWQEWEQWSGAGEAWSVLPLILKEPQDSKGLPGSWKQAWELASPYSVVLESGKGGRYTYLGLNPVSVIEGSGRAASLYTLSGPGEASGQTQTALIEGQPLEVLQNWMKAYTSPRLPAEGLPPFTGGCIGFLGYDVARSLEKLPSLARRDPDLPDYLFMRLEEVWIYDHHKDMLYCAVHVPVPDSLSARSDGLRTLYDMAVNRAQDMLKQWHLICASAREAAAAAPDYAAADHAESTGEWPGMSSDFSPAQFQLAVSKVQEYIRAGDVFQVNLSLRQQARLRSTPENVYEWLRRLNPSPYMGLLRTPGFALSSASPELLVKLHGDKVSARPIAGTRRRGHTPAEDAAMEAELRGSEKEVAEHIMLVDLERNDIGRVAAYGTVRVPELLTVERYSHVMHLVSQVEGILAPGRDAYDVIAALFPGGTITGAPKVRTMEIIEELEPVRRGPYTGSMGWIDYNGNMELNIIIRTLAVKDGTGYIQTGAGIVIDSDPYREYRECHNKAKAVVKAILCSEQEQEWRAALGVKGGNAL, encoded by the coding sequence ATGGGCGTGGAGATCTTAACAGCTTGGCAGGAATGGGAGCAGTGGAGCGGGGCCGGCGAAGCCTGGAGCGTTCTTCCTCTGATTCTGAAGGAACCGCAGGACAGCAAGGGACTGCCCGGCAGCTGGAAGCAGGCCTGGGAGCTGGCCTCGCCCTATTCGGTTGTTCTGGAGAGCGGAAAGGGCGGACGTTACACCTACCTGGGACTGAATCCAGTCTCTGTGATCGAAGGCAGCGGGAGGGCTGCGAGTCTCTATACACTTTCCGGCCCGGGTGAAGCCTCAGGCCAGACGCAAACAGCTCTGATTGAGGGCCAGCCGCTGGAGGTACTGCAGAACTGGATGAAGGCCTACACCTCGCCACGTCTGCCGGCTGAAGGCCTGCCGCCGTTCACCGGGGGCTGCATCGGGTTTCTGGGCTATGATGTAGCCCGCTCTCTGGAGAAGCTGCCGTCTCTTGCCAGACGTGATCCTGATCTCCCCGATTATCTGTTCATGCGGCTGGAGGAAGTGTGGATCTACGATCATCATAAGGATATGCTCTATTGCGCTGTGCATGTTCCTGTCCCTGATTCCCTGTCCGCCCGCTCTGATGGCTTAAGGACGCTGTATGATATGGCTGTGAACCGCGCACAGGATATGCTTAAGCAGTGGCATCTGATCTGTGCATCTGCCCGGGAAGCAGCAGCAGCCGCGCCAGACTATGCTGCAGCCGATCATGCCGAGTCCACCGGCGAGTGGCCCGGCATGAGCTCAGACTTCTCCCCCGCGCAGTTCCAGCTCGCGGTGTCGAAGGTCCAGGAATACATCCGCGCCGGCGATGTATTCCAGGTCAACCTCTCGCTGCGCCAGCAGGCGCGGCTCCGGTCCACACCCGAGAACGTCTACGAATGGCTCCGTAGACTCAACCCGTCCCCGTATATGGGCTTGCTCCGCACGCCCGGCTTCGCGCTCTCCAGCGCGTCGCCGGAGCTGCTCGTGAAGCTGCACGGGGACAAGGTCAGCGCCCGCCCCATTGCCGGCACCCGGCGCCGGGGCCATACTCCCGCGGAGGATGCCGCCATGGAGGCGGAGCTGCGCGGGAGCGAGAAAGAGGTCGCCGAGCATATCATGCTCGTCGATCTGGAGCGCAACGACATCGGCCGTGTCGCTGCCTACGGGACGGTCCGCGTGCCGGAGCTGCTGACCGTGGAGCGCTACTCGCATGTGATGCATCTCGTCTCGCAGGTGGAGGGCATCCTCGCCCCCGGCAGGGATGCCTATGACGTCATTGCTGCCCTTTTCCCCGGCGGCACCATCACCGGCGCGCCCAAGGTGCGCACGATGGAGATCATCGAAGAGCTGGAGCCGGTCCGGCGGGGACCGTATACCGGCTCCATGGGCTGGATTGACTATAACGGCAATATGGAATTAAATATAATCATACGCACATTAGCAGTGAAGGACGGAACCGGCTACATTCAGACAGGCGCGGGCATCGTGATTGATTCGGACCCTTACCGTGAATACCGGGAATGCCACAACAAAGCCAAAGCGGTAGTCAAGGCCATACTCTGCAGCGAGCAAGAGCAGGAATGGCGGGCTGCCCTCGGCGTCAAAGGGGGAAACGCACTATGA
- a CDS encoding peptidylprolyl isomerase, translated as MMTRQERVLRNAVILLAVATLMLGGLLFWSLRAMALLKGETAEGEASDIAAAGGQPVTDQDWTRELKRKHGDEVLLSMLNHIVVGKEAGALGIKVTDEEIERELKRGMSGYGSEEQYYSQMESELGLSREELREETAYRLTLQAVATAGITISEAEVDDYLEQNAESLMPKKQMQLSIITTETYSEAGEVMDRLEQGEDFAGLAAEVSTDEESRQHGGNIGMVEEQDPFWPEDMLKTAAGLEAGDIAGPLQTADGYAVIRLEKLIVPEQPDQEELRRMVRQQLKLEQAAPLQQVERDLRAKYDTAIYIDNSLQD; from the coding sequence ATGATGACAAGACAGGAACGGGTGCTGCGCAATGCGGTCATATTACTCGCCGTCGCGACCCTCATGCTGGGCGGCCTGTTATTCTGGAGTCTGCGGGCCATGGCGCTGCTTAAGGGGGAGACGGCGGAAGGCGAAGCCTCGGATATCGCTGCCGCCGGAGGACAGCCGGTCACGGACCAGGATTGGACCCGGGAGCTGAAGCGCAAGCATGGCGATGAGGTGCTGCTGAGTATGCTTAACCATATTGTAGTGGGCAAGGAAGCGGGAGCACTGGGCATTAAGGTGACGGACGAAGAGATCGAGCGGGAGCTTAAGCGCGGAATGTCCGGGTATGGCTCCGAGGAGCAGTATTACAGCCAGATGGAGTCTGAGCTTGGGCTGAGCCGCGAGGAGCTGCGCGAGGAGACCGCCTACCGGCTGACTCTGCAGGCGGTAGCCACGGCTGGTATTACCATCAGCGAAGCGGAAGTGGATGATTATCTGGAGCAGAATGCGGAGAGCCTCATGCCGAAGAAGCAGATGCAGCTCTCGATCATCACAACAGAGACTTACAGTGAGGCTGGCGAGGTGATGGACCGTCTGGAGCAGGGCGAGGACTTCGCCGGGCTGGCCGCTGAGGTCTCTACCGATGAGGAGAGCCGCCAGCATGGCGGCAATATCGGGATGGTGGAGGAGCAGGACCCGTTCTGGCCGGAGGATATGTTGAAGACAGCCGCGGGCCTTGAGGCCGGCGATATCGCCGGTCCGCTGCAGACCGCAGACGGGTATGCCGTCATCCGGCTGGAGAAGCTGATCGTTCCGGAGCAGCCGGATCAGGAGGAGCTGCGCAGGATGGTCCGCCAGCAGCTTAAGCTGGAGCAGGCCGCCCCTTTGCAGCAGGTGGAGCGCGATTTGCGGGCTAAATATGATACAGCGATATATATTGACAACAGCCTGCAAGATTGA